From Anopheles arabiensis isolate DONGOLA chromosome 3, AaraD3, whole genome shotgun sequence, a single genomic window includes:
- the LOC120905099 gene encoding uncharacterized protein LOC120905099 isoform X6 yields the protein MATITTITKSGPGPAPAVPTTPQFKSHVYSKYRELLGSYNGKANEILQTYPAYRVREDTGFGLGGENYGGPPQSTIGNSARRIQAQLPAEPPACVQNAMMRRDKQPFTYTPGGIDLSQIKSPRMAKRISRNANSEGVTGQAKVSPLAQNNGSSYSSNGTSSSNGNTSSVSPAATLGAAAMGMPFQVFPTGPPAPPPPPPPTAGRVLPSNGGNRSIPPPPPPPGPAQPTASSSDARKSPRPQSFEPPPMGMRPEIKIPPNPMAALRKAPRPQPKNDFWIEEYRREKQHDERPQQIPRPVPPSYSYTNRDLDDEASPPWMSSRHNSLKEQPEWVHKDEQDSTTNTNATQSPEQSVEQEQSSKPPASSTSGSPRAPSVAKESVAAISKPVDSIVTAPTAVSARQAVPSQPLTPNSNRSAAPAADVSNPVQHQQTGTASAQQQQQQAGRATGGLPAAGTVSSTVTMPVNRGYPQQAPVYAQAQPVYSTQSPAGTQKERIIPIQIEKSPVQAPVTAPTFAPPPYYSPSAQYGPASAQSSMQSPIAVGFATPHSGFTTPTAMFTNPNHFVNQGYNNISYPPTPTGQPHPHYQHHQHYAPPQTPPMHHPMHPQAQQQRMQQSTPTQQGQQVTNVRIVPIKVESGSDHTTVRGPLSNTPAIIQSGDRSYVIHDIPLEAKLRFLKNRLSDPRSSSNAQSWNGNNAPNQSRSFRVLQQITDTLDEAEAEKNAKEQSNNQSDQADGAKQQYSRSTAQQQDAAEGQLRRLQLSNEDKALMNRVKNQVDGEVYLHNEEDPRYRGAAIPSKAFRYLQNMTDSGQAANQSNNGSGNRAQQMFNKANYNDSDGDTQQSQQYVPPSEQKVEEPKKYTGGSIPSRSFKMLQAMTDAPADPNSSDSEGCPSVKLPHGSGTDIRYSPYPYPPQPYYCCPNPNWHYYDPTTNPQYYPPHHPPPHPPPHAPGYYYPPLPPPPPGHYDRGGGFYGGYMSPHHFYYAPEPCSPCTPPPYYQLGQPQTAYCEPLPSEAIHTYVITTPPPRIVVTPTPDDSCSDSELQAIKEQLGELRDVPSEFGGVEPADYGGPIPLVRSQSSLKRLSERLNNFNNGDGQDGGSAKSSVRCSPCSPLNERYRTYEESTSSVPSSQSEASDSEDEGAPRSKTMGSRTPVHGSGRVKDGKESVRGEKTPEKKGQEEKEEEEEEDDEEEEDDEEDQEESEDEETVGYERQNGDPQPVEEHLPHQLSVIFEEESVYGQSTVASRRTSVCSNSSTLSDCSSTLANELDDDRDENGQPSGNRTDDDIDRLDDTDMVDKSLVSVRLPLKLSFSKSPNNEDIATLVVGESEITDTKEKLGGSKRSEQAQEEDSGEESDTEEEEDSEEESEESSEEETETDGEEKANDEKKEIQVSASTEEQSNEADTDVTVTITIPSLSSKGKLNERDSSSRPDAAKDQVPVKTPFKIDYEEDSEVSVSVSLPLKPKGSSSSDIAKQSEQESSVKEETETADAAEEEEEVDFWSQIGDEDDYQRPVRSYSRDMWSSREFSVDRQSVWSQDAEEDGEGASTDFWSAENGPTEASDMWNFGKRELSLPLAVKESSGDVGKVEKEEDNSKDSLDYWQKENERLVKDLYKRRASEVVVGSERGAASSGGIAKDENNNKACVAQQNNKTAQSDRKTEDHSAEEEDGSDSESDNDSEEYETSNTSKEDSEAEQDVGEAVPKQGEATKQLKEEVAQGMGGSTATVSNDATKDDTSAGMIDKMERDKKLSVKERISLFETQAVPSLEVVTPNGRGTASTPTIGNRLRPLSRQRQFCEESEAEDDSGVTSDMSKHISEVETDSECFPEMRKMTRYQRAATHSRLFKLLQDESNNGDSDEEEEEKEQEQEKETCKDKGNKREQKHGKHATDVAPMHEPTGPKPVQSVTNGRKAASEENGSIQNGIAVEGRRDRLTLPISHQSSSGNDSLSSSTSSASPVSGTLHNEKLAEELVQSLLMKKKGRLFRNLPLEKLHAAALKILQEDLESNGTISSTEDNMVTVDSTPALTPQEFKSEYPTSYADYYDTWCSDSMQPNGCHSDTGSDCGMVKMFRTVPEHQLALGKKDSRMGSNGHWSPRCPRVFSNKSVPRLMGVREGAELVEQSRGSRPPSRASSNRSPFTVMMPGAGQPYGTASPMDECPSRSAANRQFKLQ from the exons ATGGCAACGATTACAACAATTACGAAAAGTGGTCCCGGTCCGGCACCGGCCGTTCCCACGACGCCACAGTTCAAGAGCCATGTGTACTCGAAGTACCGCGAGCTGCTCGGCTCGTACAATGGCAAGGCGAACGAAATACTGCAGACGTATCCGGCGTACCGCGTCCGGGAGGATACGGGATTTGGCCTCGGTGGGGAAAA CTACGGTGGACCCCCGCAGTCGACGATCGGCAACTCGGCCCGCCGGATACAGGCACAGCTGCCGGCGGAACCGCCGGCCTGCGTACAGAATGCGATGATGCGGCGGGACAAGCAACCGTTCACCTACACACCGGGCGGCATCGATCTGTCCCAGATCAAATCGCCCCGCATGGCGAAGCGGATATCGCGCAACGCCAACTCGGAAGGTGTCACCGGCCAGGCCAAAGTGTCGCCATTGGCACAG AACAATGGCTCCAGCTACAGCAGCAATggcactagcagcagcaacggcaacaCCAGCTCCGTCTCACCGGCGGCAACGCTCGGTGCGGCGGCCATGGGTATGCCGTTCCAGGTATTTCCTACAGGACCAccggcaccaccgccaccgccaccgccaaccGCGGGCCGCGTACTGCCATCGAACGGTGGCAATCGATCGAtcccgccaccaccaccgccgcccggTCCGGCCCAGCCCACCGCCAGCAGCTCGGACGCTCGCAAATCCCCCCGACCACAGAGCTTCGAGCCGCCGCCGATGGGCATGCGGCCGGAAATAAAGATCCCCCCGAACCCGATGGCCGCGTTGCGCAAAGCGCCCCGACCGCAGCCGAAGAATGACTTCTGGATCGAGGAGTACCGGCGGGAGAAGCAGCATGACGAGCGGCCGCAACAGATTCCACGGCCCGTTCCACCCAGCTACAGCTACACCAACCGAGATCTGGACGACGAAG CGAGTCCGCCATGGATGTCGTCCCGGCACAATAGCCTCAAGGAGCAGCCCGAATGGGTGCACAAGGACGAGCAGGACTCGACCACCAACACGAACGCCACACAGTCACCGGAACAGTCGGTCGAACAGGAGCAGTCATCGAAACCACCGGCCTCATCTACATCCGGGTCGCCGCGGGCGCCCAGTGTCGCGAAGGAGAGTGTCGCCGCCATTAGTAAACCGGTTGATTCTATCGTCACAGCACCGACCGCGGTGTCGGCTAGGCAGGCCGTACCGTCGCAACCGCTCACACCGAACAGCAACCGCTCGGCAGCACCGGCGGCCGATGTGTCCAACCCGGTCCAGCACCAGCAGACTGGTACGGCGtcggcgcagcagcagcagcagcaagcgggTCGGGCCACCGGGGGCCTCCCAGCAGCGGGTACCGTGTCCAGCACGGTTACCATGCCCGTGAACCGTGGCTATCCACAGCAAGCACCAGTGTACGCGCAGGCACAACCCGTGTACTCCACTCAGTCGCCGGCAGGAACGCAAAAG GAACGTATCATACCGATACAGATCGAAAAGTCTCCGGTACAGGCGCCCGTCACTGCTCCGACGTTTGCACCGCCGCCCTACTACAGCCCCAGCGCTCAGTACGGTCCGGCCAGCGCGCAGAGCAGCATGCAGTCCCCGATCGCGGTCGGATTTGCGACCCCGCACAGTG GATTCACAACACCAACCGCCATGTTTACCAATCCGAACCATTTCGTGAACCAAGGCTACAACAACATCAGCTACCCGCCGACGCCGACCGGGCAGCCCCATCCGCactaccagcaccaccagcactaTGCGCCACCACAAACGCCACCGATGCATCATCCGATGCATCCGCaggcccagcagcagcgcatgCAGCAGTCCACACCGACCCAGCAGGGCCAGCAGGTGACAAATGTGCGCATCGTACCGATCAAGGTGGAGAGCGGTAGCGACCACACCACTGTCCGCGGACCACTGTCCAATACGCCGGCCATCATTCAAAG TGGCGATCGTAGCTACGTCATTCACGATATCCCGCTAGAGGCTAAGCTTCGCTTTCTTAAAAATAGACTCAG CGATCctcgaagcagcagcaacgctcAGTCATGGAATGGCAACAATGCACCGAACCAGTCGCGTTCGTTCCGGGTGCTGCAGCAAATCACGGACACGCTGGACGAAGCCGAGGCCGAAAAGAATGCCAAGGAACAGTCTAATAATCAGAGCGATCAAGCCGACGGTGCCAAGCAGCAGTACAGTCGCTCGACCGCTCAACAGCAAGATGCAGCCGAAGGGCAGCTGCGTCGATTACAGCTTAGCAACGAAGATAAAGCGTTGATGAATAGAGTAAAAAATCAAG TCGACGGAGAGGTGTATCTCCATAACGAAGAAGATCCACGCTATCGCGGTGCCGCCATACCGTCCAAAGCGTTCAGGTATCTGCAGAACATGACCGACAGTGGTCAGGCTGCGAACCAAAGCAACAACG GCTCTGGAAATCGTGCGCAACAGATGTTCAACAAAGCAAACTACAACGATTCAG ATGGAGATACGCAACAATCGCAGCAGTACGTGCCGCCGAGCGAACAGAAGGTGGAGGAACCAAAGAAGTACACCGGCGGTTCCATCCCGAGCCGCTCGTTCAAGATGCTCCAGGCAATGACGGACGCACCAG CCGATCCAAATTCCTCCGACAGTGAGGGCTGCCCTAGTGTAAAGCTGCCGCACGGCAGTGGCACAGACATTCGATACTCTCCCTATCCCTATCCTCCGCAACCCTACTACTGCTGTCCTAATCCCAATTGGCATTACTACGATCCCACCACTAACCCCCAGTACTATCCCCCGCATCATCCACCACCACATCCACCCCCGCATGCCCCCGGGTACTACTACCCCCCTTTACCACCGCCCCCACCCGGTCATTACGATCGGGGCGGCGGCTTTTACGGTGGATACATGTCACCGCACCACTTTTACTACGCACCGGAGCCCTGCTCTCCGTGCACACCGCCCCCGTACTATCAGCTTGGCCAGCCGCAGACCGCGTACTGTGAGCCACTACCAAGCGAGGCGATCCACACGTACGTGATCACAACGCCACCGCCGCGTATCGTGGTCACGCCAACGCCGGACGACTCCTGTTCGGACAGCGAGCTCCAGGCGATCAAGGAGCAGCTGGGCGAGCTGCGCGATGTGCCGAGCGAGTTCGGCGGAGTCGAACCGGCCGATTACGGTGGCCCCATTCCGTTGGTGCGCTCGCAGTCCAGCCTGAAGCGGCTGTCGGAGCGGTTGAACAATTTTAACAACGGCGACGGCCAGGACGGTGGCTCCGCGAAGTCTTCTGTGCGCTGTTCGCCCTGTAGCCCGCTGAACGAGCGGTACCGTACGTACGAGGAGAGCACCTCCTCGGTGCCTTCGTCTCAGTCTGAGGCTTCAGACTCGGAGGACGAAGGTGCGCCGCGGTCGAAGACGATGGGCTCAAGGACGCCAGTGCACGGTAGTGGCCGTGTGAAGGACGGGAAGGAGTCAGTTCGCGGGGAGAAAACACCCGAAAAAAAGGGACAGGAAGagaaggaagaagaggaagaggaggatgatgaagaagaggaagatgaTGAGGAGGATCAAGAAGAAAGTGAAGACGAAGAAACGGTTGGGTACGAGCGGCAGAACGGCGATCCACAACCGGTCGAGGAACACTTGCCACATCAGCTGAGCGTGATCTTCGAGGAGGAAAGTGTATACGGTCAGTCAACGGTAGCGAGCCGCCGAACGAGCGTTTGTAGCAACAGCTCCACACTCAGTGATTGTTCCTCCACACTGGCTAACGAGTTGGATGATGATAGGGACGAAAACGGACAGCCGAGTGGTAATCGTACGGACGACGATATTGATCGGCTCGACGATACGGACATGGTGGACAAGTCGCTAGTTTCAGTACGTCTACCGCTGAAGCTGTCATTTAGCAAGTCACCCAACAATGAGGATATTGCAACGCTAGTCGTTGGGGAAAGCGAAATTACCGACACGAAGGAGAAACTTGGCGGAAGTAAACGATCGGAACAAGCGCAGGAGGAAGATAGTGGCGAAGAGAGCGAtacggaggaggaggaagactCCGAGGAAGAGAGTGAAGAAAGCTCGGAAGAAGAAACGGAAACGGATGGCGAAGAGAAGGCAAACGATGAGAAGAAGGAAATTCAGGTTAGTGCATCAACTGAGGAGCAGTCAAATGAAGCAGATACCGATGTGACCGTTACCATAACGATACCGTCACTTTCGAGCAAGGGGAAATTAAACGAGCGAGACAGCTCGAGTCGTCCAGATGCGGCAAAGGATCAGGTGCCCGTGAAAACGCCATTTAAAATTGATTATGAAGAAGATTCTGAGGTGTCAGTGTCAGTCTCGTTACCACTAAAACCTAAGGGTAGCTCATCGAGCGATATTGCGAAACAATCTGAACAGGAATCGTCAGTGAAAGAGGAGACGGAAACAGCTGACGCTGctgaagaagaggaagaagtaGACTTTTGGAGTCAGATTGGAGATGAAGATGACTATCAGCGACCGGTACGATCGTACTCGAGAGATATGTGGAGTAGTCGTGAGTTTAGTGTCGATCGACAGAGTGTCTGGAGCCAAGATGCAGAAGAGGACGGTGAAGGGGCAAGCACTGACTTCTGGAGTGCTGAGAACGGCCCGACTGAGGCATCGGATATGTGGAACTTTGGAAAACGTGAACTGTCACTGCCGTTAGCAGTGAAAGAGAGCAGCGGTGATGTTGGTAAGGTAGAGAAGGAGGAAGATAATAGTAAggactcgctggactactggcagAAGGAGAACGAACGACTGGTTAAAGATCTGTACAAACGTCGAGCGAGTGAGGTAGTGGTAGGTAGTGAACGAGGAGCTGCATCCAGCGGCGGTATTGCAAAGGATGAGAATAATAATAAGGCGTGCGTGGCACAACAGAACAACAAAACGGCGCAAAGCGATCGTAAGACTGAAGATCACAGTGCGGAAGAAGAGGACGGTTCCGATTCCGAGAGTGATAATGATAGTGAAGAGTACGAAACGTCCAACACATCGAAGGAAGACTCGGAAGCGGAGCAAGATGTTGGGGAAGCTGTGCCAAAACAGGGCGAAGCTACAAAGCAGCTCAAAGAGGAAGTGGCACAGGGCATGGGCGGTAGCACTGCTACCGTCAGCAATGATGCCACAAAGGATGATACGTCGGCAGGTATGATCGACAAGATGGAACGGGACAAGAAGCTGTCTGTGAAGGAGCGGATATCACTGTTCGAGACGCAGGCAGTGCCCTCGCTGGAGGTCGTAACGCCGAACGGGCGCGGTACAGCTAGCACCCCGACGATCGGTAACCGACTGCGGCCACTGTCCCGACAGCGGCAGTTCTGCGAAGAGTCCGAAGCGGAGGACGACTCCGGCGTAACGTCGGACATGAGCAAACACATCTCGGAGGTGGAGACAGACTCCGAGTGCTTCCCGGAGATGCGCAAGATGACACGGTATCAACGTGCGGCCACACATTCCAGGTTATTTAAGCTTTTGCAGGACGAAAGTAACAACGGTGATAGcgacgaagaggaggaggagaaagagcaggagcaggagaagGAAACTTGTAAAGATAAGGGCAATAAGCGGGAGCAGAAGCATGGCAAGCACGCAACGGACGTGGCGCCTATGCACGAACCCACCGGTCCTAAGCCGGTCCAATCCGTCACGAATGGTCGTAAGGCAGCGTCGGAAGAGAACGGCAGCATTCAGAACGGCATCGCAGTGGAAGGAAGGCGCGATCGTCTAACGCTCCCGATCAGCCACCAATCCTCGTCCGGCAACGATAGCCTGTCCTCGTCTACCTCGTCGGCGTCTCCTGTATCAGGAACGCTGCACAACGAAAAGCTTGCCGAAGAGCTAGTACAAAGTTTGCTGATGAAGAAGAAGGGACGCCTGTTCCGCAATCTGCCGCTGGAGAAGCTGCACGCCGCCGCCCTGAAGATACTGCAGGAGGATCTGGAATCGAACGGTACGATCAGCTCGACCGAGGACAACATGGTGACGGTCGACTCGACGCCCGCATTAACGCCGCAGGAGTTCAAGAGCGAGTACCCGACCTCGTACGCCGACTACTACGACACGTGGTGCAGTGATTCGATGCAGCCGAACGGGTGCCACTCGGACACTGGGTCCGACTGCGGGATGGTGAAGATGTTCCGCACCGTGCCGGAGCATCAGCTCGCACTTGGCAAGAAGGATTCGCGCATGGGCAGCAATGGGCATTGGTCGCCGCGTTGTCCACGGGTATTTAGCAACAAGAGCGTACCACGCCTGATGGGTGTGCGGGAGGGTGCGGAGCTGGTGGAACAGTCGCGCGGCTCTCGGCCACCGTCCCGCGCGTCCAGCAATCGCTCGCCGTTCACCGTAATGATGCCGGGCGCTGGCCAACCGTATGGAACCGCCAGTCCGATGGACGAGTGTCCTAGTCGAAGTGCTGCCAACAGACAGTTTAAACTGCAATAG